DNA from Aliarcobacter butzleri:
CAGCAGAAACTCTTAGTTTTTTATTCACTCTTTTATTTGCACAAGCTATTTTAAAAACTAAAGAAAAAATGCCTGCCATTCATATATTTATAAATATATTTATACTACTTAATATCTTGGATTTAATAGCAATTTTTATATATAAATACTCTATTTTATATATTTATGTTCCTTTTTATATAGGATTTTTAATTCCAACTATTGCAGGAGCAATTGCAGTAATTAAAGGCGATAAAAATGCATTAGTTTATACTATTGGTTGGTTAGTGGTTTGTATTTTTATATATGCAGCCGAACACTATTTAATTCCAATTAGTGGAATCTATACTGTACATATTGGCGCACCTTTAGAATCTTTGATTTTTAGTTTTGCATTAGGATATATGTTAAAAATTTTAGTAAAAGAAAAAAATGAAAAAGAAAAACTTTTAATTCACCAAAGTAAATTGGCTTCAATGGGTGAAATGATAAATAATATTGCTCATCAATGGAGACAACCATTAACTCATTTAGGTTTTATAAATATGAATTTTCAATTAGCCTTAGAAGATAAAAAAATAGATATAAAATACTTAAATGAAAAAATAAAAGAATCAAATTCTCAATTGGACTTTATGTCAAAAACAATTGATAATTTTAAAGATTTTTACAAAGTTAATAAACAAAAAGAGAACTTTTATTTAAGCGATGAGATATATAAAGCCATCGAAATAATGCAACCTATTTTTGATAATCTAAATATAAATTTTGAATTTAAAATAAAAGAAGATACTCAAATAATTGCTTATGAAAACGAGTATTCTCAAGTAATATTAAACCTTTTAACAAATGCAAAAGATGCAATTATCTTAAGAAAAATATCTAATCCACAAATAAAAATTATTCTTGAAACAAAAAATAATAAATCATTTACAACTATCCTTGATAATGCTGGTGGTATAGAAAAAGAGCATTTAAACTCAATATTTGATCCATATTTTACAACAAAAGAAAAAGGAACAGGAATTGGACTTTATATGTCAAAAATGATTATAGAATCTCACTTTAAAGGAAAAATAAATGTCTTTAATATAAAAGATGGAGTCGCTTTTTCTATTGAAATATGACTAATATTTTATTTATTTTATAAATAGTTATTAAAATAGTTTAATATTAAGTCTTTTTTAATATAAATTCAATTATAATCACACTCCTTAAAAGCTTTATATAGTTTTTAAAGATTTTGCGGGAGTAGCTCAGTTGGCTAGAGCTTCTGCCTTCCAAGCAGACTGTCGCGAGTTCGAGTCTCGTCTCCCGCTCCACTTTAACTTTAAAGTTAAATTTTTTTCACATATCGCGGAATAGAGCAGCTAGGTAGCTCGTCGGGCTCATAACCCGAAGGTCATAGGTTCAAATCCTATTTCCGCAACCAATTTATAAAATGTCAAGGTAGCTCAGCTGGTTAGAGCGCTGGTCTCATAAGCTTTGACAAATCCCATGAAATCTATCTTTTCAATAAAATATAACTTTTTTGTAATAGTTTGTTATAGTTTTTCACGTTTCAAAATTTTAAGTAAAGTTTGAAAATGACAAATATATATCTTAGAAACAATATTTTCTATTATCGAAAATCAATCCCAAATCATTTAAAATTATTTTTCAAAAATAAAACTCTTTATGTTCGTACACTAAGTACAAAATCTAAAAAACTAGCGTTAAAATATGCTACACTATTAAATAACAAATTTAATGCTATAAAAGAGGTTTATAATATGTCTTTTGACATTGACTTTATATATCAATTAGTGGAAGAATTTCACAATACACAATTAGAACTTACCGAACAAGACTTATACAATACACCAAAACCTGAAGATACAATTTTTGCTTTAATGCTGGAAGATAGTATTGAACAACTACAACATAATTATCAAAATAATATCTTTGAAGTAGAAGAAGTCGAGTTTATACTAAATAAACTTGATTACAAGCCCAATAATGAAGAAATAATAAAAATAGGTAAAATCCTACTAAATAGTAAAATAAATCATTTAAAGGCTATTAATGACAAGATAAACAAAGGTCTATATTATAAAGCTAGAAAAATAAACTTAGTAAAAAATAATCTTGCTGCAAATGAAACAATAACACCTACTAAAAAAGAAGTAAAAGAAGAAGTTAAAGTAGTTAATACTATTGCTTCAACTTTTGACAAATATATCAAATATCAAAGTACACAGGATAATTGGACAAATGATACTCTACAATTAAACATAAGAGCTTTTAAACTTTTAAATATGTATTTCAAAGATAAAGATTTAAAAGATATTAAATT
Protein-coding regions in this window:
- a CDS encoding sensor histidine kinase; the protein is MKSILFLILFFTNLYSNNFGYFIKDYISEDNINFRELKYEDYGNLILDEFTIKFELDFEKLENKTYYLTIVSDKDSLIYTNIKYEIINNIIVVKLDKFQEKEIFFKYKYDSKKIAQFRWNYINNFEYKYFLKYEGILYGVAYGIIFCAFLYYLIIFFSTRMKCFLYYSLMQLFVLLSLVGFMYFSYHSYLSSIYQALVDTAETLSFLFTLLFAQAILKTKEKMPAIHIFINIFILLNILDLIAIFIYKYSILYIYVPFYIGFLIPTIAGAIAVIKGDKNALVYTIGWLVVCIFIYAAEHYLIPISGIYTVHIGAPLESLIFSFALGYMLKILVKEKNEKEKLLIHQSKLASMGEMINNIAHQWRQPLTHLGFINMNFQLALEDKKIDIKYLNEKIKESNSQLDFMSKTIDNFKDFYKVNKQKENFYLSDEIYKAIEIMQPIFDNLNINFEFKIKEDTQIIAYENEYSQVILNLLTNAKDAIILRKISNPQIKIILETKNNKSFTTILDNAGGIEKEHLNSIFDPYFTTKEKGTGIGLYMSKMIIESHFKGKINVFNIKDGVAFSIEI